The stretch of DNA GTGGCAAGTCACCGGCGGCCTGGAGCGCGTACCGGGCAAGCATGACGACGAGACACTCGTCAGCCACGTCAACGGTGGCGCGGGCGGCACCTGGCAACTGCGCGACGACATGCTTGGCTTCGCCCTCGGCACCGTGCGCGTGGAGCACAACAGCGACTTCGGTGAAGCCATCTCCCCGGCTGCCGGGTTCAATACAGGTGTGTTGTGGCGCAACCCGCTGGGCAACCTGAGCCTGGAAGCCAAGGGTGACTTCTTCACCAATGGCGAGGTGCGGCGCAGTATCAGCCTGAATCAACAGTGGGAATTGTCGCGCAACCTGGGGCTGAGACTGAGTGCGCAGCGGGAATACAGCCACCTCGCGACACCGGTGAACGAAGTGATGCTGGAAGTGAAGTGGTATCACTATTAATCCCTGAGCCGTAGATCGTTCCCACGCTCCGCGTGGGAATGCATCCTGTGACGCTCTGCGTCACGACCTTTAAAAGCGGACGCAGAGCGTCCAGAGCGGCATGCCCACGCAGAGCGTGGGAACGATCTCTAATTAGTCCATAAGGAGCTTGCTCCCGCTGGGCTGCGCAGCAGCCCCAAAACCAGACACCTCACCCTCTCTGTAATATCTCTATACTCTGAACAGGGGCCGCTTCGCGCCCCAGCGGGAGCAAGCTCCCTCGCCACAGGGGGCGCGTGATCGCCCGAAGCCGCAGCGTCACACGGATTTCTCACATCCGTTTCACATACCCCGAACGAATCCACTCCTACACTTCCCCCATCAGCCGTTCAACGGCCAGGGAGCAAGCGATGTGGCGGTACGCTGGAGTGCTGGGCCTGTTGGCCCTGCTGTCGGGTTGCCAATCAACCCATGAGGATTTGCTGGCCAAGGGTTATCCACCCGCCTTCGCCGATGGCTATGACGACGGTTGCAGCAGCGGCCGCCAGGCTGCCGGGGTGATCACCGGGGAATTTCGCAAGAACGTCCCGCGCTACCTGAAAGACCGCACCTACGCCGAAGGCTGGGATGATGGCTTTCGCCAATGCAAGGCCATGCGCGAGAACGAAGACCTGAACGACTACAAGAATCGCCACTGGGACGACCGCGAACGCGCCTGGCAACAGGAAAAAGACCGCGACGCTGCCAGGGCCTTTCGCTCGCAATAGGTCGCTTCCAGACATCCAGCGAAACTTAACCCCTGCGACCATGGCCCAAACTCCATAGCAGGAGAACGTCATGAGTCGAGCTTTCGTCAACGAAGACAGCGCCGCTGCCCAGGCCAGCCAACCGGTGGAACGCCAGGTCAGCGCGCAACCCAATCACCTCACTGCCCGCGGACTTGCACAATTGCAGGCCAGGGTCGCGCAGTTGCAGCATGAGCACAGCGAAGAATCCGCCAAGGGCGAGCAGGCCGATAAACAGCGCCAGGCCGACCTTGAGCGGGATTTGCGTTACTTCAACCAGCGCCTGCAAAGCGCACAGGTGGTGGCGCCGGCAACCTCCACCGACAAGGTGCAAATCGGCAGCTGGGTGACCTTTGCCAACGAACAGGACGAAGAGCGGCGCATTCAGTTAGTGGGCGAAGACCAGGCCGACGCCACGGTGGGCCTGATCAACTGGGGTTCGCCACTGGGCCGCGCTCTGCTGGGTGCACAGGTGGGCGACGAGGTGCTGTGGAGGCGCCCCGTCGGTGATCAGTTGATCGAAATCCTGCGCATCGAACCCGAGGGTTAAACGATGCCCTGGGCCAGCATTGCATCCGCAACCTTCACGAAGCCTGCAATGTTGGCGCCCTTCACGTAGTTGACCCGGCCGTTCTCTTCGCCGTAGTGCACGCACGCATGGTGGATCGACTGCATGATGTTGTGCAGCTTGCTGTCCACTTCACCGGCGGTCCACAGCAGGCGCATGGCGTTCTGCGACATCTCCAGCCCGCTCACCGCCACCCCGCCGGCATTGGACGCCTTGCCTGGCGCGAACAGGATGCCGGCCTCGATAAAGATATCCACCGCCTCCAGGGTGGTCGGCATGTTGGCGCCTTCGGCCACGCAGACGCAGCCATTGCGCAACAGAGTGCGCGCCGCTTCGGCGTCCAGTTCATTCTGGGTGGCGCAGGGCAACGCGATGTCGCAGGCCAGCTCCCATGGTGTTTTGCCGGCGCGGAATTCCAGGCCGAAACGCGATGCCAGTTCGCTGATGCGCCCGCGCTGTACGTTTTTCAGTTCAAGCAGTGCCGACCATTGTTCTTCGGTCAAACCGCTTTCGCAGTACAGAGTGCCTTCGGAGTCGGACAAGGAGATCACCTTGCCGCCCAGATCCATGACCTTGCGCGCCGCGTACTGGGCGACGTTGCCGGAGCCGGAGATGGCCACGCGCTTGCCTTCGACCCGCTCGCCGTTGCGCTTGAGCATTTCTTCAGCGAAGTACACGCAGCCAAAACCGGTGGCCTCCGGGCGAATCAGGCTGCCGCCGTAGCTCATGCCCTTGCCGGTCAGCACCGAGGTGAACTGGTTGCTCAGGCGCTTGTACTGGCCGAACAGGAAGCCGATCTCCCGGGCGCCCACGCCAATATCACCGGCGGGCACATCCACGTCCGAGCCGATATGGCGATACAGCTCGCTCATGAACGCCTGGCAGAAACGCATCACCTCGGCGTCGCTCTTGCCTTTGGGATCGAAGTCCGAGCCGCCCTTGCCGCCGCCCATGGGCAGCGAGGTCAGGGAGTTCTTGAAGGTTTGTTCGAAGGCGAGAAATTTCAGCACGCCCAGGTTCACCGACGGGTGGAAGCGCAGGCCACCTTTATAAGGGCCGATGGCGCTGTTCATCTGGATCCGGAACCCGCGGTTGACCCGTACTTTGCCCTGATCATCTTCCCACGACACCCGGAACACAATCGCACGCTCCGGCTCGCAGATGCGCTCCAGGATGCCCGAGTTCAGGTAGTGGGGATTGGCTTCAAGAAACGGCCACAAACTGCGCAGGACTTCTTCCACGGCCTGGTGGAATTCCGGCTGGTCGGGGTCGCGTTTCTTGAGGCGGGCAAGGAAGGATTCAACGGATTCGATCATGAAAAGTCTCGGCAAATTTATTGTCGTTAAAGGAGATTTGTCCCGGACTTTATCAATTCATGTCGCACCGCGACAGGGCAAAATGTCGCTTTTGTGAATTTAAATGGTGCATTAGATATAAATACAGGCGTTTTTTGCACCTTAATGAGGATTTCAATCCAGGCCTTGCACCAACAGTTAATCCGCTATCGCAGGCAAGCCAGCTCCCACATTTGATCCAGTACATCCATGACAATGCGGTCAACTGTGGGAGCTGGCTTGCCTGCGATGCAGACGACGCGGTCCACCTGAAAACACGCAAAAAAAAGCGGAACCCGAAGGCTCCGCTTGTTCAAACCACCAACCCGGATCAGGCCAGCTTCTTGTGCCGTACACGATGCGGCTGGGCAGCAGCTTCGCCGAGGCGTTTCTTGCGATCGGCTTCGTATTCGGTGTAGTTGCCTTCGAAGAACACCGCCTGGGAGTCGTCTTCGTACGCCAGGATGTGAGTGGCCACGCGGTCAAGGAACCACCGATCGTGAGAGATCACAATGGCGGCGCCCGGGAAGTCCAGCAGGGCTTCTTCCAGGGAACGCAGGGTTTCAACGTCGAGGTCGTTTGACGGTTCGTCGAGCAGCAATACGTTGCCGCCTTCTTTCAGGGTCAGGGCCAGGTGCAAGCGACCGCGCTCACCACCGGACAGATCCTTGACGAACTTCTGCTGGTCGCCGCCCTTGAAGTTGAAGCGACCCACGTAGGTGCGCGACGGGATTTCGTAGTTGCCGATACGGATCTGGTCGGAACCGTCGGAAATCTGCTGGAACACCGTCTTGCTGCCGTCGAGGTCGTCGCGGCTCTGGTCAACGCAAGCCAGTTGCACGGTTTCGCCGACTTCGATGGTGCCCGAGTCCGGTTGTTCCTTGCCCATCAGCATGCGGAACAGTGTGGATTTACCCGCACCGTTACCGCCGATCACGCCAACGATGGCGCCTTTTGGCATGGAGAACGACAGGTTGTCGATCAACACGCGGTCGCCGTAGCCCTTGCAGACGTTCTTGAACTCGATGACCTTGTCACCCAGGCGCGGACCGGCCGGGATGTAGATTTCGTTGGTCTCGGAACGCTTCTGGAACTCCTGGGACTGCATCTCTTCGAAACGCGCCAGACGGGCCTTGGATTTCGACTGACGCGCCTTGGCGCCTTTACGCACCCATTCCAGCTCGTCTTTCATGGCCTTTTCATGGGCCGACTGTTGCTTGGATTCGGCGGCCAGACGGTCGGACTTGGCTTCCAGCCAACCGGAGTAGTTGCCCTCGTAAGGGATACCGGCGCCACGGTCGAGCTCGAGGATCCAGCCAGCAACGTTGTCCAGGAAGTACCGGTCGTGCGTGATCGCAACCACGGTGCCCGGGAAGTCGTGCAGGAAATGCTCCAGCCAGGCGACGGAATCGGCGTCCAGGTGGTTGGTCGGTTCGTCGAGCAGCAGCATGTCGGGGGCCGACAGCAGCAGGCGGCACAGGGCCACACGACGCTTTTCACCACCGGACAGGTGTTCAACCTTGGCGTCCCACGCCGGCAGGCGCAGCGCGTCGGCGGCGACTTCCAGCTGGCGGTCCAGGTTGTGACCGTCGGCGGCTTGCAGGATGGCTTCGAGCTTGGCCTGTTCTGCCGCCAGTTTGTCGAAGTCGGCGTCTTCTTCAGCGTAGGCCGCGTAGACCTCGTCCAGGCGGGCCTGGGCGTTCTTGATCACGCTGACCGCTTCCTCGACCACTTCACGCACGGTCTTGGTCGGGTCCAGGATAGGTTCCTGTGGCAGGTAGCCGATGTTCAGGTCGGGCATCGGGCGGGCTTCGCCGTCGAACTCGGTGTCGACGCCGGCCATGATTTTCAACAGGGTGGATTTACCCGAACCGTTGAGGCCGAGCACGCCGATCTTGGCGCCCGGGAAGAAGGACAGAGAAATGTTTTTCAGGATTTCCCGCTTCGGCGGAACAACTTTTCCCAGCCGATGCATGGTGAAGACGTATTGAGCCATGGTGAACCTAGCGTCAGTGACTGATGAATTAAGCGGGCGAAACCCGTGCCAGGCCATGCGCCGCGCGGGCCGTTGATGTCTATCAATGCCTGCGTGCGGTAGATGCCTGATTGTCTGGGGCTGGAACGCCCTCGCGTAACCGGCAAAGCTACCTGAATGCGGGTGGGCAGTCCAGCCAGGCGGGGCTGGCACTTTGCCACAACACAAGGCATGCTAGCCGCCCTCCGGGCGTCCGGCTTATAGTGCACGTCGCGCGCCAGTCCAGCCAAACCGCAGGATCACAGTTTGTCCAACGTAACGCCGCCAACTCCCCTGCGCGCCGCTCATATAGCGCCGGGAGCGCCCCTGCACGGAACCCTGAAGGGCGCATTGGCGACGCTGGTCCTGTTGCTGCTCGCGTTATTGTTCTGGCAACTGCTGGACCAGTTGCAGCAAAACCAGAAAAACCAGCAGCAATACACCATCGACTACAGCGCCGACCTGGCCGAACAGATCAGCCTGAACATGGCCCTCAGTGCGCAGATCGCGCTGAACCTGCTGCCGATCGTCGAACCGCCGCGGGACGCCGAACAGCAACAAATCCTGATGCGCACCTTGCAACGCTCCCTGCCGGAGTTGCGCAGCGTCGCCCTGCTCGCCCCCAGCGGCGCGATGATCAGTGACAGCGCCAGCGATAGCCAGGACAGCGCCTGGCTCGAAGAACTGGTCAAGCGCAGCCACGCCCAGTCCTATTACCTGAGCAACAACAACGACGGCACCGTCATCTACCTGCTGCTGCACCAGCCCAGCGGCGGCACCAAGATGTACTGGGCCTTGCGCCTGGCCCCCAATTACCTAGCCAACCTGACCCGCCAGGATGGCCAGGGCCAGCGCCCGATGTGGGTCATCGAAAACCGCCTGAACCACCGGGTGGTCAGCCGTGACAGCGGGATGCCGGCCCAATGGGCCACCGCGTTGACCCCGGACGAATTGAACAAAAGTGTACTGGTCACGCCCCTGAGCAAGAGCGACTGGCAACTGCGCGGCCTGTTCGACCGCGCCGCCGTGCTGGAGCAACTGCTGCCGGCCTTTATCGGCAAATGCCTGTTGGGCCTGGCCTTCTCGCTGATCCCGGTGATCGTGCTGCTGAACATGCGCCGCCGCCAGCGCCAGGTGCACGAGGGCCGCCGCCGCTACCAGGATATTTTCGAAGGCACCGGCGTGGCGCTGTGCGTGCTCGACCTGTCGGGCCTGCGCGCGTTCTTCGATAGAGCCCGACTGCAAACCCGCGAGCAGTTGCAACAGTTGCTGCAAGACAACCCGGAACAGCGCCAGCAACTGCTCAAGGAACTGCGCATCACCGAGGTCAACCAGGTGGCGGTGCGCTTGCTGAATGTTGCCTCTTGCGAGCAGGCCTGGGAACGCCTGATCGACGCCTGCCCGTCGAGCCCGACCGCCATCGGCAACCAGGTGATCGACGCGGTGCTGACCCAGCAGAAGCAGCTTGAACTGGAAATCCAGCTCAGCGATATCGAAGGCAACGACCAATACCTGTGGCTGGTGATGCGCCTGCCGGAACAACAGGACGACTTCAAGGCCGTGATCCTGAGCATCAGCGACATCACCAGCCGCAAGCTGATCGAGTTGTCACTGGTGGAGCGCGAGGGTTTCTGGTCGGACGTGGTACGCACCGTGCCCGATCACCTGTATGTGCAGGACGTGATCAGCCAGCGGATGATTTTCAGCAACCACCACCTGGGCCACACCCTGGGCTACAACAAGCCCGAGCTGCAGCAGATGGGCGAGTACTTCTGGGAGATCCTGCTGCACCCCGAAGACGCCGAGCGCTACCACGACCTGCGCCTGCAACAGCGCCAGGCCGGCTACCTGAGCCAGTTGCAGTGCCAGTTGCGCTTTCGCCACCGCAACAACCAATGGCGGCGCTTCGACATCCGCGAACAGGCCCTGGCCCGTGACAAGACTGACCAGGTGACGCGCATCATCGGCGTCGCCAAGGACATCACCGACCAGATCGAAGCCAGTGAATCCCTGCGTGACAGCGAACAGCGCTACCGCATGCTGGCGGAAAGCATCAGCGACGTAATCTTCTCCACCGACAGCAAGCTGGCCCTCAACTACGTCAGCCCTTCGGTGAACGCGGTGCTGGGCTATGACGTCGACTGGATCTTCGAAAACGGCTGGCAATCGACCATCGCCAACCCGCAGCAACTGACCGGTATCTACTCCCTGGTGGAGCAAGTCAGCCGCGCCCTGGACCAACCCGAATCCCTCGCGGCCTTGCGCAACGACGTGCAGACCCAACTGTTCCTGTTCGACTGCCTGCGGGCCGACGGGCGCAAGATCCCCATCGAACTGCGCCTGGTGCTGGTGTGGGACGAACATGGCGCGTTCGAGGGTATCCTTGGCGTGGGTCGCGATATCAGCCAGCAGCGCCGTGCGGAAAAAGATCTGCGCATGGCGGCCACGGTATTCGAACACTCCACCTCGGCGATCCTGATCACCGACCCGGCCGGCTACATCGTGCAGGCCAACGAGGCGTTCAGCCGGGTCAGCGGTTATGCGGTGGCGGACGTGCTCGACCAGTTGCCGAACATGCTCACCGTCGACGAACAGCAGGAAGCCCACCTGCGCTACGTGCTCAAGCAATTGCACCAGCACAGCACCTGGGAAGGCGAAGTGTGGCTCAAGCGCCGCAACGGCGAGCATTACCCGGCCTGGGTCGGAATTACTGCCGTGTTCGATGACGAAGGCGACCTGGCCAGCTACGTGTGCTTCTTCAGTGACATCAGCGAACGCAAGGCCAGCGAGCAGCGCATCCACCGCCTGGCCTACTACGACGCCCTGACCCACCTGCCCAACCGCACGCTGTTCCAGGACCGCCTGCACACCGCGCTGCAATCGGCGGAACGGCAGAAGTCGTGGGTGGTGTTGATGTTCCTCGACCTCGACCGCTTCAAGCCGATCAACGACTCCCTGGGCCACGCCGCCGGCGACCGCATGCTCAAGGAAATGGCCACCCGCCTGCTGGGCTGCGTCGCCGAAGACGACACCGTGGCACGCATGGGCGGCGACGAATTCACCTTGCTGCTGCAACCGCGGGTCAACCGTGAGATGGCGCTGAACCGGGCGATTCACGTGGCCGAGCAGATTCTGGCCAGCCTGGTGAAGCCGTTTGTGCTGGAGGGCCGCGAGTTCTTCGTCACCGCCAGTATCGGCATCGCCCTGAGCCCGCAGGACGGCAACGAACTCAGCCAGTTGATGAAAAACGCCGACACGGCGATGTACCACGCCAAGGAGCGGGGCAAGAACAACTTCCAGTTCTACCAGGCCGACATGAACGCCAGCGCCCTGGAACGCCTGGAGCTGGAAAGCGACCTGCGCCACGCCCTGGAACAGAACGAATTCGTGCTGTATTACCAGCCGCAGTTCAGCGGCGACGGCAAACGTTTGACCGGTGCCGAAGCCCTGCTGCGCTGGCGCCATCCGCGTCGCGGGCTGGTGCCGCCGGGGGACTTCATCCCGGTGTTGGAGGAGTTGGGGCTGGTGGTGGACGTGGGTGACTGGGTGATCAGCGAAGCCTGCCGCCAACTCAAGACCTGGCACCAGAACAAGGTGCGGGTACCCAAGGTCTCGGTCAACATTTCGGCCCGGCAGTTCTCCGACGGACAACTGGGCGAGCGCATCGCCACCATCCTCAAGGACACCGGCCTGCCGCCGGCGTGCCTGGAGCTGGAGCTGACCGAAAGTATCCTGATGCGCGAGGTCAACGAAGCGATGCAGATCCTCGCCAGCCTGAAAAACCTCGGCCTGAGCATCGCGGTAGATGACTTCGGCACCGGTTATTCATCGCTGAACTACCTCAAGCAGTTCCCCATCGACGTGCTGAAGATCGACCGCACCTTTGTCGACGGCCTGCCGTCGGGTGAGCAGGATGCGCAGATTGCCCGGGCGATTATCGCCATGGCCCACAGCCTGAACCTGGCGGTGATCGCCGAGGGTGTGGAAACCCATGAGCAGCTGGACTTCCTGCGGGAGCACGGTTGCGATGAGGTGCAGGGCTACCTGTTCGGGCGACCGATGCCGGCGAACCGGTTTGAGGCGCAGTTCAGCAATGATGCGCTGTTCATGTTCGATTGAAATCCTCAGGTGATGCGGATGGCCTCTTCGCGAGCAAGCCCGCTCCCACATTCGACCGTATTCCACCTGAAGGAACCCGATTGAATGTGGGAGCGGGCTTGCTCGCGAAGGGGCCCGAACAAACACCACCTATCCCCAGATGAGCCCCGCTTGTCCGCGACATGATGTCCTTTCATATGCCATCTAAAACCCATTGGGTTAGAATGCGCTTCTTTTCTGCCCCCGATCCTTGAGGACCGCCATGTTCAGCCGTGATTTGACTATTGCCAAGTACGACGCCGATCTCTTTGCCGCCATGGAGCAAGAAGCTCAGCGCCAGGAAGAGCACATTGAGCTGATCGCTTCGGAAAACTACACCAGCCCCGCCGTGATGGAGGCTCAAGGTTCGGTTCTGACCAACAAGTACGCCGAAGGCTACCCGGGCAAGCGCTACTACGGCGGTTGCGAGTTCGTCGACATCGTTGAGCAACTGGCCATCGACCGCGCCAAGGAACTGTTCGGCGCCGATTACGCCAACGTCCAGCCACACGCCGGCTCCCAAGCCAACAGCGCCGTGTACCTGGCCCTGCTGCAAGCGGGCGACACCATCCTGGGCATGAGCCTGGCCCACGGCGGTCACCTGACCCACGGCGCCAGCGTTTCCTCCTCCGGCAAGCTGTACAACGCCGTTCAGTACGGCATCGACGGCAACGGCCTGATCGACTACGACGAAGTCGAGCGCCTGGCCGTTGAGCACAAGCCAAAAATGATCGTGGCCGGTTTCTCTGCCTACTCGCAGATCCTGGATTTCCCACGCTTCCGCGAAATCGCTGACAAGGTCGGCGCCTACCTGTTCGTCGACATGGCCCACGTGGCCGGTCTGGTCGCCGCTGGCGTCTACCCGAACCCGGTGCCGTTCGCTGACGTCGTGACCACCACCACCCACAAGACCCTGCGCGGTCCACGTGGCGGCCTGATCCTGGCTCGCGCCAACGCCGAGATCGAGAAGAAGCTGAACTCCGCCGTATTCCCAGGCGGCCAGGGTGGCCCGCTGGAGCACGTGATCGCCGCCAAAGCGATCTGCTTCAAGGAAGCGCTGCAGCCTGAGTTCAAGACCTACCAGCAGCAAGTGGTGAAAAACGCCAAGGCCATGGCCGGCGTGTTCATCGAGCGTGGTTTTGACGTAGTGTCCGGCGGTACTGAGAACCACCTGTTCCTGCTGTCGCTGATCAAGCAGGACATCTCCGGTAAAGACGCTGACGCCGCTCTGGGCAAAGCCTTCATCACCGTGAACAAGAACTCGGTACCGAACGACCCACGTTCGCCGTTCGTCACCTCCGGCCTGCGCTTCGGCACCCCGGCTGTGACCACTCGTGGCTTCAAGGAAGCAGAGTGCAAGGAACTGGCTGGCTGGATCT from Pseudomonas sp. NC02 encodes:
- the gdhA gene encoding NADP-specific glutamate dehydrogenase, whose amino-acid sequence is MIESVESFLARLKKRDPDQPEFHQAVEEVLRSLWPFLEANPHYLNSGILERICEPERAIVFRVSWEDDQGKVRVNRGFRIQMNSAIGPYKGGLRFHPSVNLGVLKFLAFEQTFKNSLTSLPMGGGKGGSDFDPKGKSDAEVMRFCQAFMSELYRHIGSDVDVPAGDIGVGAREIGFLFGQYKRLSNQFTSVLTGKGMSYGGSLIRPEATGFGCVYFAEEMLKRNGERVEGKRVAISGSGNVAQYAARKVMDLGGKVISLSDSEGTLYCESGLTEEQWSALLELKNVQRGRISELASRFGLEFRAGKTPWELACDIALPCATQNELDAEAARTLLRNGCVCVAEGANMPTTLEAVDIFIEAGILFAPGKASNAGGVAVSGLEMSQNAMRLLWTAGEVDSKLHNIMQSIHHACVHYGEENGRVNYVKGANIAGFVKVADAMLAQGIV
- a CDS encoding GreA/GreB family elongation factor, which encodes MSRAFVNEDSAAAQASQPVERQVSAQPNHLTARGLAQLQARVAQLQHEHSEESAKGEQADKQRQADLERDLRYFNQRLQSAQVVAPATSTDKVQIGSWVTFANEQDEERRIQLVGEDQADATVGLINWGSPLGRALLGAQVGDEVLWRRPVGDQLIEILRIEPEG
- the ettA gene encoding energy-dependent translational throttle protein EttA codes for the protein MAQYVFTMHRLGKVVPPKREILKNISLSFFPGAKIGVLGLNGSGKSTLLKIMAGVDTEFDGEARPMPDLNIGYLPQEPILDPTKTVREVVEEAVSVIKNAQARLDEVYAAYAEEDADFDKLAAEQAKLEAILQAADGHNLDRQLEVAADALRLPAWDAKVEHLSGGEKRRVALCRLLLSAPDMLLLDEPTNHLDADSVAWLEHFLHDFPGTVVAITHDRYFLDNVAGWILELDRGAGIPYEGNYSGWLEAKSDRLAAESKQQSAHEKAMKDELEWVRKGAKARQSKSKARLARFEEMQSQEFQKRSETNEIYIPAGPRLGDKVIEFKNVCKGYGDRVLIDNLSFSMPKGAIVGVIGGNGAGKSTLFRMLMGKEQPDSGTIEVGETVQLACVDQSRDDLDGSKTVFQQISDGSDQIRIGNYEIPSRTYVGRFNFKGGDQQKFVKDLSGGERGRLHLALTLKEGGNVLLLDEPSNDLDVETLRSLEEALLDFPGAAIVISHDRWFLDRVATHILAYEDDSQAVFFEGNYTEYEADRKKRLGEAAAQPHRVRHKKLA
- a CDS encoding bifunctional diguanylate cyclase/phosphodiesterase, with protein sequence MSNVTPPTPLRAAHIAPGAPLHGTLKGALATLVLLLLALLFWQLLDQLQQNQKNQQQYTIDYSADLAEQISLNMALSAQIALNLLPIVEPPRDAEQQQILMRTLQRSLPELRSVALLAPSGAMISDSASDSQDSAWLEELVKRSHAQSYYLSNNNDGTVIYLLLHQPSGGTKMYWALRLAPNYLANLTRQDGQGQRPMWVIENRLNHRVVSRDSGMPAQWATALTPDELNKSVLVTPLSKSDWQLRGLFDRAAVLEQLLPAFIGKCLLGLAFSLIPVIVLLNMRRRQRQVHEGRRRYQDIFEGTGVALCVLDLSGLRAFFDRARLQTREQLQQLLQDNPEQRQQLLKELRITEVNQVAVRLLNVASCEQAWERLIDACPSSPTAIGNQVIDAVLTQQKQLELEIQLSDIEGNDQYLWLVMRLPEQQDDFKAVILSISDITSRKLIELSLVEREGFWSDVVRTVPDHLYVQDVISQRMIFSNHHLGHTLGYNKPELQQMGEYFWEILLHPEDAERYHDLRLQQRQAGYLSQLQCQLRFRHRNNQWRRFDIREQALARDKTDQVTRIIGVAKDITDQIEASESLRDSEQRYRMLAESISDVIFSTDSKLALNYVSPSVNAVLGYDVDWIFENGWQSTIANPQQLTGIYSLVEQVSRALDQPESLAALRNDVQTQLFLFDCLRADGRKIPIELRLVLVWDEHGAFEGILGVGRDISQQRRAEKDLRMAATVFEHSTSAILITDPAGYIVQANEAFSRVSGYAVADVLDQLPNMLTVDEQQEAHLRYVLKQLHQHSTWEGEVWLKRRNGEHYPAWVGITAVFDDEGDLASYVCFFSDISERKASEQRIHRLAYYDALTHLPNRTLFQDRLHTALQSAERQKSWVVLMFLDLDRFKPINDSLGHAAGDRMLKEMATRLLGCVAEDDTVARMGGDEFTLLLQPRVNREMALNRAIHVAEQILASLVKPFVLEGREFFVTASIGIALSPQDGNELSQLMKNADTAMYHAKERGKNNFQFYQADMNASALERLELESDLRHALEQNEFVLYYQPQFSGDGKRLTGAEALLRWRHPRRGLVPPGDFIPVLEELGLVVDVGDWVISEACRQLKTWHQNKVRVPKVSVNISARQFSDGQLGERIATILKDTGLPPACLELELTESILMREVNEAMQILASLKNLGLSIAVDDFGTGYSSLNYLKQFPIDVLKIDRTFVDGLPSGEQDAQIARAIIAMAHSLNLAVIAEGVETHEQLDFLREHGCDEVQGYLFGRPMPANRFEAQFSNDALFMFD
- the glyA gene encoding serine hydroxymethyltransferase, with protein sequence MFSRDLTIAKYDADLFAAMEQEAQRQEEHIELIASENYTSPAVMEAQGSVLTNKYAEGYPGKRYYGGCEFVDIVEQLAIDRAKELFGADYANVQPHAGSQANSAVYLALLQAGDTILGMSLAHGGHLTHGASVSSSGKLYNAVQYGIDGNGLIDYDEVERLAVEHKPKMIVAGFSAYSQILDFPRFREIADKVGAYLFVDMAHVAGLVAAGVYPNPVPFADVVTTTTHKTLRGPRGGLILARANAEIEKKLNSAVFPGGQGGPLEHVIAAKAICFKEALQPEFKTYQQQVVKNAKAMAGVFIERGFDVVSGGTENHLFLLSLIKQDISGKDADAALGKAFITVNKNSVPNDPRSPFVTSGLRFGTPAVTTRGFKEAECKELAGWICDILADLNNEAVIDSVREKVKAICKKLPVYGA